Proteins from a genomic interval of Zingiber officinale cultivar Zhangliang chromosome 1B, Zo_v1.1, whole genome shotgun sequence:
- the LOC122045448 gene encoding receptor-like kinase TMK3 translates to MGRRNPMRILLLCLLLAALAAAARGTTDSGDYEILDEFRKGLTNAELLGWPDDNQDPCGTQRWQFVFCSGSRVTQIQSKNLGLNGSLPADFNKLSMLENIGLQGNQLQGPLPTFRGLSRLRFAFLGSNQFDSIPADFFVGLDSLQEISLDNNPLNKKSTGWILPPDLANSAMLVNLSLSNCNVIGPLPDFLGDMHSLSLLRLSSNSLTGKIPASFSDLPLHTLWLDNNKLVGEVPFDLANSPKLQSLHLGNNDFMGPIPNVSFVDFTYSGNSFCQSVPGAPCPPEVSALLDFLDGVGYPQNLLVSWSTNNSCTALGITCSGGKVSVINLPNYHLNGTISPSLGNLDALSQIFLQGNNLTGTIPSSLTKLKSLKLLNLSSNSISPPFPEFSSAVTVILDANKSSVTPGSSGGSSSSRSKTLVIVVPIIAAILVTVIVILFLFYSKKWKKYSSPPFSLVPHPRDSPDPHGLIKIATANNADNRAADRELFRINNSDDTDAHLIEAGNLVISIQVLRAATRNFAPENVLGRGGFGIVYKGELHDGKMIAVKRTESSVVSNKAWDEFKAEIAVLSRVRHRHLVSILGYSAEENEMLLVYEYMPQGALSKHLFHWKKERLEPLTWKKRLNIALDIARGLEYLHRFANQCFIHRDFKSSNILLSDDYRAKISDFGLAKLAPDEKHSLATKLAGTFGYLAPEYATTGKVTVKVDVFSFGIVLMELLTGLMALDETRSEPSRYLLAWFRSRMSIKENLKEIIDPVITLTDDTFDNICIIAELAGQCAAEDPRRRPDMCHAVGVLAPLVEKWKPEDGDEDEYWGIDIGKQLMEIPA, encoded by the exons ATGGGGCGGCGGAATCCGATGAGAATCCTACTTCTGTGTCTTCTCCTCGCCGCTTTGGCGGCGGCCGCCCGCGGCACCACCGACTCGGGCGACTACGAGATACTCGACGAGTTCCGCAAGGGTTTAACCAACGCAGAGCTTCTCGGCTGGCCCGATGACAACCAGGATCCATGCGGCACCCAGCGGTGGCAATttgtcttctgctccggctcccgCGTCACGCAGATTCAATCCAAGAACCTCGGATTGAATGGATCTCTCCCCGCCGACTTCAACAAGCTCTCCATGCTCGAAAACATCGGCCTCCAGGGCAACCAACTGCAGGGGCCTCTTCCCACCTTCAGAGGGCTCTCCCGACTCCGATTTGCCTTCCTTGGATCCAACCAGTTCGACTCCATTCCGGCCGACTTCTTCGTCGGCCTCGATAGCTTGCAAGAGATCAGTTTGGACAATAACCCATTGAACAAGAAGAGCACAGGGTGGATTCTTCCGCCGGATCTGGCCAACTCGGCTATGCTCGTCAACTTGTCCTTGTCTAATTGCAATGTCATCGGCCCGCTGCCTGATTTCCTCGGCGACATGCACTCCTTGAGCCTCCTCAGGCTGTCGTCCAACAGCCTCACCGGAAAGATCCCGGCGAGCTTCTCGGACTTGCCGTTGCACACCCTGTGGCTCGACAACAACAAGCTGGTTGGAGAAGTTCCATTTGACTTAGCAAATTCGCCGAAGCTTCAATCGTTGCATTTGGGCAACAACGACTTCATGGGGCCGATTCCAAACGTGAGCTTCGTTGACTTCACATATTCCGGAAACTCATTTTGCCAATCCGTGCCTGGAGCTCCTTGCCCTCCGGAGGTTTCAGCACTCTTGGATTTCCTTGACGGTGTTGGGTACCCGCAGAATCTCCTGGTCTCTTGGTCTACGAACAATTCTTGTACTGCTTTGGGCATAACTTGTTCTGGTGGCAAAGTTTCTGTGATCAACTTGCCAAACTATCATTTGAATGGCACCATTAGCCCTTCACTTGGGAACTTGGATGCGCTTTCTCAGATATTTCTTCAAGGCAACAATCTCACTGGCACAATCCCTTCGAGCTTGACTAAGTTGAAATCGTTGAAATTGTTGAATCTTTCTTCGAACAGTATTTCACCTCCTTTTCCAGAGTTCTCCAGTGCAGTCACGGTTATTCTTGATGCCAATAAATCATCTGTTACACCAGGCTCTTCAGGTGGTTCATCTTCTTCCAGGTCAAAAACTTTGGTTATTGTTGTTCCCATTATAGCAGCCATCTTAGTTACTGTAATCGTTATTCTGTTTCTTTTTTACTCTAAGAAATGGAAAAAGTATAGCTCTCCACCATTCAGCCTGGTTCCTCATCCTAGAGATTCTCCTGATCCACATGGACTAATCAAAATTGCAACTGCAAATAATGCCGATAACAGAGCAGCTGATAGAGAGCTGTTTAGAATAAACAACAGTGACGACACAGATGCACATTTGATTGAAGCAGGGAACTTGGTGATATCGATCCAGGTTCTTCGTGCCGCTACCAGAAATTTTGCCCCAGAGAATGTGCTCGGCCGTGGAGGATTTGGAATTGTATACAAGGGAGAGTTACATGACGGAAAGATGATTGCAGTGAAGCGAACAGAATCTTCAGTGGTGAGTAACAAAGCGTGGGACGAATTCAAAGCCGAAATTGCTGTTCTTTCAAGAGTCCGCCACCGTCATTTGGTATCAATATTGGGCTACTCCGCGGAAGAGAATGAAATGCTTCTTGTTTATGAGTATATGCCCCAAGGGGCTTTAAGCAAGCATCTTTTCCACTGGAAAAAGGAGAGGTTGGAGCCTTTGACGTGGAAGAAGAGGCTTAACATTGCACTGGATATCGCTAGGGGACTTGAGTATCTTCATAGATTTGCTAATCAATGCTTTATTCACAGGGATTTCAAGTCATCTAATATACTTCTCAGCGATGACTACAGGGCTAAAATTTCAGATTTCGGGCTAGCCAAACTTGCCCCTGATGAAAAACACTCTCTTGCTACTAAACTTGCCGGAACTTTTGGGTATTTAGCTCCAGAGTATGCAA CGACCGGGAAGGTTACAGTAAAGGTTGATGTGTTCAGCTTTGGAATAGTGCTGATGGAGCTCTTGACTGGTTTGATGGCTCTGGATGAGACTCGTTCTGAACCAAGTCGATACTTATTGGCGTGGTTCCGTAGCAGGATGAGTATCAAGGAAAATTTGAAGGAAATAATCGACCCAGTAATTACACTTACAGATGATACCTTCGACAACATTTGTATCATTGCTGAACTAGCAGGTCAGTGCGCTGCAGAAGACCCCCGCCGGCGGCCGGACATGTGCCATGCAGTGGGTGTACTCGCACCGCTTGTTGAGAAATGGAAGCCTGAAGACGGCGACGAGGATGAGTATTGGGGGATCGACATAGGCAAGCAACTGATGGAGATTCCGGCGTAA
- the LOC122032220 gene encoding NDR1/HIN1-like protein 1 codes for MSEKRECGHNYGECERRRIYRRIIACILFLITLVLLIVLIVWLVLRPTKPRFYLQDSSLVQLNLTADAAILTSVLQVTISPRNPNDRIGIYYNRLVAYARYNSQQITTSTVLPAVYLRPHQQVIWSPFLFGSDVPLDSNLAAALCQDKKAGYVLLSVVVDGRLRWKVGTWISGWYHLHVNCPLFLVRKAGFGDYWWFQQSTQCLVDV; via the coding sequence ATGTCGGAGAAGAGGGAATGCGGCCACAACTACGGCGAGTGCGAGCGGCGCCGGATTTACCGCCGAATCATCGCTTGCATCCTCTTCCTGATCACGCTCGTTCTCCTCATCGTCCTCATCGTCTGGCTCGTCCTCCGACCCACCAAGCCCCGCTTCTACCTCCAAGACTCCTCCCTCGTCCAGCTCAACCTCACTGCCGACGCCGCCATCCTCACCTCCGTCCTCCAGGTCACCATCTCCCCCCGCAACCCCAACGACCGCATCGGGATCTACTACAACCGCCTCGTGGCCTACGCCCGCTACAACAGTCAGCAGATCACCACCTCCACCGTGCTCCCCGCCGTCTACCTGAGACCCCACCAACAAGTCATCTGGTCTCCTTTCCTCTTCGGCAGCGATGTCCCCCTCGACTCCAACCTCGCCGCTGCTCTGTGCCAGGACAAGAAAGCGGGGTACGTCCTCCTCTCTGTGGTCGTAGACGGCCGCCTCCGGTGGAAGGTCGGCACATGGATCTCCGGCTGGTACCACCTCCACGTCAACTGCCCCTTGTTTCTGGTGCGGAAGGCTGGATTCGGCGACTACTGGTGGTTCCAGCAGAGCACCCAGTGCCTCGTCGATGTCTGA